A window of the Brassica napus cultivar Da-Ae chromosome C5, Da-Ae, whole genome shotgun sequence genome harbors these coding sequences:
- the LOC106390058 gene encoding zinc finger protein AZF2, which yields MALEAMNCPTNSSSFTAREDRNEPTDDLTNDAVFMEPWLKRKRSKRQRSGSPSSSPPRSRPKSQIQDLAEEEYLALCLLMLANNHHQPKRRPQESTTKLSHKCSVCGKAFPSYQALGGHKASHRIKPPTTTADDDSTPPTIAVAHPTSTAIAPSGKIHECSICHKVFPTGQALGGHKRCHYEGTIGGGGGSKSVSQSGSVTSTVSEERSNRAFIDLNLPALPELSLHHHNPVVDEEIQSPLTGKKPLLLTDHDKASIKKEDFSLRI from the coding sequence ATGGCTCTCGAAGCGATGAATTGTCCGACGAATTCTTCTTCGTTCACAGCACGGGAAGATAGAAACGAACCAACAGATGATCTTACGAACGACGCCGTTTTCATGGAGCCTTGGCTGAAACGCAAGCGCTCGAAACGCCAGCGTTCTGGCAGCCCTTCCTCCTCGCCGCCTCGTTCTCGCCCTAAATCTCAAATTCAGGATCTTGCGGAGGAAGAGTACCTCGCTCTCTGTCTCCTCATGCTCGCCAACAACCACCACCAACCCAAGAGGCGGCCGCAAGAATCCACCACAAAGCTTTCGCACAAGTGCAGCGTTTGCGGGAAAGCGTTTCCTTCGTACCAGGCTTTAGGCGGCCACAAAGCCAGCCACCGAATAAAGCCTCCAACCACAACCGCCGACGACGATTCGACACCTCCAACCATCGCCGTCGCGCATCCGACTTCCACCGCCATCGCACCTTCCGGGAAGATCCACGAGTGTTCCATCTGCCATAAAGTGTTTCCGACGGGTCAAGCTCTCGGCGGCCACAAACGCTGTCACTACGAAGGAACCATCGGAGGCGGCGGAGGAAGCAAATCGGTTAGCCAGAGTGGAAGCGTGACGAGTACGGTTTCGGAAGAACGAAGCAACCGTGCGTTCATCGATTTAAACCTCCCGGCGTTACCGGAGCTCAGCCTTCATCATCACAATCCAGTCGTCGACGAAGAGATTCAAAGTCCGTTGACCGGTAAAAAGCCGCTTTTGTTGACCGATCACGACAAAGCCAGCATCAAGAAAGAAGATTTCTCCCTAAGAATCTAA
- the LOC106390059 gene encoding RNA polymerase II C-terminal domain phosphatase-like 5 yields MSILETLSLEPNPKRQKIEPVPYDSLSSTTCLHSFACHGVCTACNSMVEKRHFRSFHYFSDGLQIRHEALALAKRLTTKFYCTGEKKLHLVLDLDHTLVHTTSVPSLTEAEKYLIQEAGSRHDLWMLKSDQDPVERLIKLRPFVHDFLEEAHKMFKMYVYTKGNRYYAESVLEMIDPRRIYFGRRVITREESPYLKTLDLVLADERGVVIVDDRRDVWPDHKSNLVEISSYEYFRMSNGQCSKPYSEERLDESECNGGLVNVLRLLKEVHCGFFRVKEDLESKDVRLLLQEIEFNRGVLY; encoded by the coding sequence ATGTCTATACTCGAAACTCTGTCTCTCGAACCAAACCCCAAAAGACAGAAGATCGAACCGGTGCCCTACGACTCCTTGTCTTCTACCACATGTCTTCACTCGTTCGCTTGTCACGGAGTCTGCACAGCCTGCAATTCAATGGTCGAAAAACGCCACTTCAGATCATTCCACTATTTCTCCGACGGTCTACAGATACGCCACGAGGCCTTGGCCTTAGCAAAACGTCTCACAACTAAGTTCTATTGTACGGGCGAGAAGAAACTCCACTTAGTCCTTGATTTAGACCATACCCTTGTCCACACCACAAGTGTCCCATCTCTCACCGAAGCGGAGAAGTATCTTATCCAAGAAGCTGGTTCAAGGCACGATCTCTGGATGTTGAAATCCGACCAAGATCCCGTCGAACGCTTGATAAAGCTACGTCCTTTTGTCCACGATTTCTTGGAAGAAGCACACAAGATGTTCAAAATGTATGTTTACACAAAGGGTAACCGCTATTACGCTGAATCCGTCTTGGAGATGATCGATCCGAGGCGAATCTATTTCGGTAGGAGAGTGATCACGAGGGAGGAGAGTCCTTACTTGAAGACGCTTGATTTGGTTTTGGCTGATGAGCGTGGTGTGGTGATTGTGGATGATAGACGTGATGTGTGGCCTGATCACAAGAGTAACTTGGTTGAGATTAGCAGTTACGAGTATTTCAGGATGAGCAATGGCCAGTGTTCAAAGCCATACTCTGAGGAGAGGCTAGATGAAAGTGAATGCAACGGTGGGTTGGTTAATGTTTTGAGGTTATTAAAGGAAGTTCACTGTGGATTCTTTAGAGTCAAAGAAGACTTGGAGTCAAAAGACGTGAGGTTGCTCCTACAAGAGATTGAATTCAATCGTGGTGTACTATACTAA